The following proteins are encoded in a genomic region of Syntrophales bacterium:
- a CDS encoding acyl--CoA ligase, translating to MDNFESQLAFSRFYEICRKHPGNTALIYLGKRFSYSLLERMVDKFAAGLSALGVKKGDKVMLYISNCPQWIIANYAINKIGAITVPVSPIYTAFEIKYMMLDAGIESVICLDTNFGYVKEVMEGAGLKRVIVTNLVDLVPWWKKMIGHLLDKIPMGAVEKGGKIYFFNDIMKKDWPQPPAVAIDPMKDLSYIMYTGGTTGFPKGVLGNHSGEVSYINDIMEDVAGGFVEEGTDVVLMVNPLFHIMAKGFAMAFGLNFGNTVVLMPLPEVDSILSAIENYKVRCMLGVPALYRMILENDRIDQYDLSSLRYCYCGGDVLPQEVFRTWQEKYGIPLYQVYGSTEIGHVSYSPLDKEPSPTTIGKTLKTRKSIVVDRTTLAPLPVGELGELLVTSLYPIKEYLNKPEETKYSYIEIDGETYYRTGDYVKRTESGELEFVERTADIIKYKAYRVSASEIEAALQDHPTVMGACVVGVPDPKVGERIKAIVVLKEDAKGIGSAELISWCHERLAPYKIPQYIEFRDMLPKSKVGKLLRREIRDEEKRKLDKEKKPVAAVS from the coding sequence ATGGATAATTTTGAAAGCCAGTTAGCCTTCTCGCGTTTTTATGAGATCTGCCGGAAGCATCCTGGCAACACAGCCCTTATCTACCTGGGAAAACGATTTTCTTACAGTTTGTTAGAGCGAATGGTTGATAAATTTGCGGCGGGACTTTCCGCCCTCGGGGTGAAAAAGGGCGATAAGGTGATGCTCTATATATCAAATTGTCCCCAGTGGATAATCGCCAACTACGCCATCAACAAAATAGGGGCGATCACTGTCCCCGTTTCCCCTATTTATACCGCCTTCGAGATCAAATACATGATGCTCGATGCAGGAATAGAATCCGTCATCTGCTTAGATACCAACTTCGGATATGTGAAAGAGGTAATGGAAGGGGCCGGGCTTAAGCGCGTCATCGTTACGAACCTCGTCGATCTTGTCCCCTGGTGGAAGAAGATGATTGGCCATCTGCTGGACAAGATTCCGATGGGCGCCGTGGAAAAAGGGGGAAAGATTTATTTTTTTAACGACATCATGAAGAAGGACTGGCCCCAGCCGCCGGCCGTTGCCATCGATCCGATGAAAGACCTTTCTTATATCATGTACACAGGCGGCACGACGGGATTTCCGAAAGGGGTACTGGGCAATCATAGCGGCGAGGTTTCGTACATAAATGATATTATGGAGGATGTAGCAGGAGGGTTCGTCGAAGAGGGAACAGACGTGGTGCTGATGGTAAACCCCCTCTTTCATATTATGGCCAAGGGGTTTGCGATGGCTTTCGGCTTGAACTTCGGCAATACGGTGGTATTGATGCCGCTCCCCGAGGTTGATTCGATACTTTCGGCGATAGAGAATTATAAGGTGCGCTGCATGCTGGGGGTTCCCGCCCTCTACCGCATGATTCTGGAAAATGACAGGATTGATCAATATGATTTAAGTTCCTTGCGCTACTGCTATTGCGGCGGGGATGTCCTGCCCCAGGAAGTCTTCCGGACATGGCAGGAAAAATACGGCATTCCGCTGTACCAGGTGTACGGTTCAACGGAGATAGGGCACGTAAGCTACAGCCCCTTGGACAAAGAGCCGTCGCCCACGACCATCGGCAAGACCCTGAAAACAAGGAAATCGATCGTTGTGGATCGGACAACGCTTGCGCCGCTCCCTGTTGGCGAGCTGGGCGAGCTGCTTGTAACGTCCTTATACCCAATAAAGGAATATTTGAACAAGCCGGAAGAGACAAAGTACTCCTATATCGAGATAGACGGCGAAACCTACTATCGAACCGGCGATTACGTTAAAAGAACCGAGTCCGGGGAACTGGAGTTTGTGGAGAGGACCGCGGATATCATCAAATATAAGGCTTACCGGGTTTCGGCCTCGGAGATCGAAGCGGCGCTTCAGGACCATCCGACCGTGATGGGGGCATGCGTCGTCGGAGTGCCTGATCCGAAAGTGGGCGAGCGGATCAAGGCGATCGTGGTTTTAAAGGAAGATGCGAAGGGAATAGGCAGCGCCGAGCTTATCAGTTGGTGCCACGAAAGGCTTGCCCCTTACAAGATTCCGCAATACATTGAATTCCGGGATATGCTCCCCAAATCAAAAGTCGGCAAGCTGCTCCGGAGAGAGATCCGGGATGAAGAAAAGCGCAAGCTCGACAAAGAAAAAAAACCAGTTGCCGCAGTGTCATAG